The Rhododendron vialii isolate Sample 1 chromosome 6a, ASM3025357v1 genome includes a window with the following:
- the LOC131329342 gene encoding E3 ubiquitin-protein ligase RGLG4 isoform X2 has product MGNMLQLRRQNRRDSDNSSSRSSSSVGGVRSGRSLYRPTMSVEERSTSSSSAPFHSAPAESRALPQSSSRAAINNKKKKNSKYDFIPDHYSTLDQVTAALRESGLESSNLILGIDFTKSNEWTGKVSFNNRSLHDIGGTPNPYEKAISIIGKTLAPFDEDNLIPCFGFGDSTTHDQEVFSFHNDHSPCHGFEEVLACYKKIVPNLRLSVVEAAVDIVEKSGGQYHILVIVADGQVTRSVNTGDGELSPQEDKTINSIVYASSYPLSIVLVGVGDGPWEDMKKFDDKIPTRDFDNFQFVNFTTIMSKDASPSEKETAFALAALMEIPFQYLAALELGLLGRVTGKAKKIVPRRPPVPYTHPSVLQFREPSNLSSPPMRDEQSQVCPICLTNGKDMAFGCGHLTCRECGSRLSNCPICRQRISSRLRVYTG; this is encoded by the exons ATGGGAAATATGTTACAATTACGGAGGCAGAACCGCAGGGATTCTGATAACAGCAGCAGTAGGAGCAGCAGCAGCGTCGGTGGAGTAAGAAGTGGAAGAAGTTTGTACCGCCCAACCATGTCTGTCGAGGAAAGGTCAACGTCGTCGTCATCGGCCCCGTTCCATTCTGCACCAGCTGAGAGTCGAGCTCTACCTCAGTCCTCCAGTAGAGCTGCAATTaataataagaagaagaagaacagcaAGTACGACTTCATACCCGACCACTACTCTACCCTCGATCAG GTTACCGCTGCCTTGAGAGAATCAGGCCTTGAGTCATCGAATCTTATTCTTGGAATAGATTTTACGAAAAGTAATGAGTGGACAG GCAAAGTCTCATTCAACAACAGGAGTCTGCATGATATTGGTGGTACACCTAATCCATATGAGAAGGCCATTTCTATCATTGGAAAGACTTTGGCTCCCTTTGATGAAGACAACTTGATTCCCTGTTTTGGGTTTGGCGATT CTACTACCCATGATCAAGAAGTGTTTAGCTTTCACAATGATCATTCCCCTTGCCATGGTTTTGAAGAAGTCTTAGCCTGCTATAAGAAGATTGTTCCAAACTTGCGACTGTCAG TTGTAGAGGCTGCAGTAGACATTGTGGAGAAAAGTGGTGGGCAGTAccatattttggttatcgtaGCAGATGGCCAG GTTACAAGAAGCGTCAACACAGGTGATGGGGAACTCAGCCCACAAGAGGACAAAACAATTAATTCTATTGTATATGCAAG TTCTTATCCGCTATCAATTGTTCTTGTTGGCGTTGGGGATGGACCCTGGGAAGACATGAAGAAATTTGATGACAAGATCCCTACTCgtgattttgataattttcag TTTGTTAACTTCACCACAATTATGTCTAAAGATGCCAGTCCATCAGAGAAAGAAACAGCATTTGCTCTTGCTGCTCTAATGGAGATCCCCTTTCAATATCTAGCAGCCTTAGAACTTGGTCTTCTGGG ACGAGTGACAGGAAAAGCTAAGAAAATAGTTCCACGCCGTCCTCCAGTTCCATACACTCACCCCTCAGTGCTGCAGTTTCGTGAACCAAGCAACCTTTCATCACCACCGATGCGCGACGAACAAAGCCAG GTCTGCCCCATTTGCTTGACTAATGGGAAGGATATGGCATTTGGCTGTGGACACTTG ACTTGTAGAGAATGTGGGTCAAGATTGTCTAACTGTCCCATTTGCCGCCAGCGGATTAGCAGCCGTCTCAGGGTTTATACTGGCTGA
- the LOC131329342 gene encoding E3 ubiquitin-protein ligase RGLG4 isoform X1, with translation MGNMLQLRRQNRRDSDNSSSRSSSSVGGVRSGRSLYRPTMSVEERSTSSSSAPFHSAPAESRALPQSSSRAAINNKKKKNSKYDFIPDHYSTLDQVTAALRESGLESSNLILGIDFTKSNEWTGKVSFNNRSLHDIGGTPNPYEKAISIIGKTLAPFDEDNLIPCFGFGDSTTHDQEVFSFHNDHSPCHGFEEVLACYKKIVPNLRLSGPTSYAPVVEAAVDIVEKSGGQYHILVIVADGQVTRSVNTGDGELSPQEDKTINSIVYASSYPLSIVLVGVGDGPWEDMKKFDDKIPTRDFDNFQFVNFTTIMSKDASPSEKETAFALAALMEIPFQYLAALELGLLGRVTGKAKKIVPRRPPVPYTHPSVLQFREPSNLSSPPMRDEQSQVCPICLTNGKDMAFGCGHLTCRECGSRLSNCPICRQRISSRLRVYTG, from the exons ATGGGAAATATGTTACAATTACGGAGGCAGAACCGCAGGGATTCTGATAACAGCAGCAGTAGGAGCAGCAGCAGCGTCGGTGGAGTAAGAAGTGGAAGAAGTTTGTACCGCCCAACCATGTCTGTCGAGGAAAGGTCAACGTCGTCGTCATCGGCCCCGTTCCATTCTGCACCAGCTGAGAGTCGAGCTCTACCTCAGTCCTCCAGTAGAGCTGCAATTaataataagaagaagaagaacagcaAGTACGACTTCATACCCGACCACTACTCTACCCTCGATCAG GTTACCGCTGCCTTGAGAGAATCAGGCCTTGAGTCATCGAATCTTATTCTTGGAATAGATTTTACGAAAAGTAATGAGTGGACAG GCAAAGTCTCATTCAACAACAGGAGTCTGCATGATATTGGTGGTACACCTAATCCATATGAGAAGGCCATTTCTATCATTGGAAAGACTTTGGCTCCCTTTGATGAAGACAACTTGATTCCCTGTTTTGGGTTTGGCGATT CTACTACCCATGATCAAGAAGTGTTTAGCTTTCACAATGATCATTCCCCTTGCCATGGTTTTGAAGAAGTCTTAGCCTGCTATAAGAAGATTGTTCCAAACTTGCGACTGTCAG GGCCAACATCTTATGCACCAGTTGTAGAGGCTGCAGTAGACATTGTGGAGAAAAGTGGTGGGCAGTAccatattttggttatcgtaGCAGATGGCCAG GTTACAAGAAGCGTCAACACAGGTGATGGGGAACTCAGCCCACAAGAGGACAAAACAATTAATTCTATTGTATATGCAAG TTCTTATCCGCTATCAATTGTTCTTGTTGGCGTTGGGGATGGACCCTGGGAAGACATGAAGAAATTTGATGACAAGATCCCTACTCgtgattttgataattttcag TTTGTTAACTTCACCACAATTATGTCTAAAGATGCCAGTCCATCAGAGAAAGAAACAGCATTTGCTCTTGCTGCTCTAATGGAGATCCCCTTTCAATATCTAGCAGCCTTAGAACTTGGTCTTCTGGG ACGAGTGACAGGAAAAGCTAAGAAAATAGTTCCACGCCGTCCTCCAGTTCCATACACTCACCCCTCAGTGCTGCAGTTTCGTGAACCAAGCAACCTTTCATCACCACCGATGCGCGACGAACAAAGCCAG GTCTGCCCCATTTGCTTGACTAATGGGAAGGATATGGCATTTGGCTGTGGACACTTG ACTTGTAGAGAATGTGGGTCAAGATTGTCTAACTGTCCCATTTGCCGCCAGCGGATTAGCAGCCGTCTCAGGGTTTATACTGGCTGA
- the LOC131329342 gene encoding E3 ubiquitin-protein ligase RGLG4 isoform X3, protein MGNMLQLRRQNRRDSDNSSSRSSSSVGGVRSGRSLYRPTMSVEERSTSSSSAPFHSAPAESRALPQSSSRAAINNKKKKNSKYDFIPDHYSTLDQVTAALRESGLESSNLILGIDFTKSNEWTGKVSFNNRSLHDIGGTPNPYEKAISIIGKTLAPFDEDNLIPCFGFGDSTTHDQEVFSFHNDHSPCHGFEEVLACYKKIVPNLRLSGPTSYAPVVEAAVDIVEKSGGQYHILVIVADGQVTRSVNTGDGELSPQEDKTINSIVYASSYPLSIVLVGVGDGPWEDMKKFDDKIPTRDFDNFQFVNFTTIMSKDASPSEKETAFALAALMEIPFQYLAALELGLLGSAPFA, encoded by the exons ATGGGAAATATGTTACAATTACGGAGGCAGAACCGCAGGGATTCTGATAACAGCAGCAGTAGGAGCAGCAGCAGCGTCGGTGGAGTAAGAAGTGGAAGAAGTTTGTACCGCCCAACCATGTCTGTCGAGGAAAGGTCAACGTCGTCGTCATCGGCCCCGTTCCATTCTGCACCAGCTGAGAGTCGAGCTCTACCTCAGTCCTCCAGTAGAGCTGCAATTaataataagaagaagaagaacagcaAGTACGACTTCATACCCGACCACTACTCTACCCTCGATCAG GTTACCGCTGCCTTGAGAGAATCAGGCCTTGAGTCATCGAATCTTATTCTTGGAATAGATTTTACGAAAAGTAATGAGTGGACAG GCAAAGTCTCATTCAACAACAGGAGTCTGCATGATATTGGTGGTACACCTAATCCATATGAGAAGGCCATTTCTATCATTGGAAAGACTTTGGCTCCCTTTGATGAAGACAACTTGATTCCCTGTTTTGGGTTTGGCGATT CTACTACCCATGATCAAGAAGTGTTTAGCTTTCACAATGATCATTCCCCTTGCCATGGTTTTGAAGAAGTCTTAGCCTGCTATAAGAAGATTGTTCCAAACTTGCGACTGTCAG GGCCAACATCTTATGCACCAGTTGTAGAGGCTGCAGTAGACATTGTGGAGAAAAGTGGTGGGCAGTAccatattttggttatcgtaGCAGATGGCCAG GTTACAAGAAGCGTCAACACAGGTGATGGGGAACTCAGCCCACAAGAGGACAAAACAATTAATTCTATTGTATATGCAAG TTCTTATCCGCTATCAATTGTTCTTGTTGGCGTTGGGGATGGACCCTGGGAAGACATGAAGAAATTTGATGACAAGATCCCTACTCgtgattttgataattttcag TTTGTTAACTTCACCACAATTATGTCTAAAGATGCCAGTCCATCAGAGAAAGAAACAGCATTTGCTCTTGCTGCTCTAATGGAGATCCCCTTTCAATATCTAGCAGCCTTAGAACTTGGTCTTCTGGG GTCTGCCCCATTTGCTTGA
- the LOC131329341 gene encoding uncharacterized protein LOC131329341, which produces MAWILRAPNGFKLKYSSPEYFTIKLNHDGNLVKEDMMEYYVSGTVNYFDFCDNDRISRTELRAMCKEVGYVEEESLSYRVCHLDGKWVFNIIKTDSDVTSMVQSLNNDLLELYLVNSHLEGSTSVEHNKYVDVEDGLLDIDITSWEWDCGSFSQDNYTCLDLSTHIPSTRQNPPPAKEPPPTNEPQPTSRQNQPTTTRRRRRRHLDHDSNSKSDFDFDVFIDTDYELSEDDDALFDANVDKEIEWTGVRQKRVVKSDILHDCLSKTESEERDSSDGFMSFDSASSDEDGKKKAKFRKYRPVLGKVQPIIEEKMIFKNRAQCVEAIRQHAIVNGKEITFEKNDTDRVRAHCATNCPWKILASSITTDRIALQVKTYNPNHDCGWMRTNKLLNSSWLANTYFKEFKIKPSWPLTEIVEQVMGDFNVKISSGMAFNARRKATKKMEGSYVEQYGKLWDYCGEMVRTNPGTSVYLHFKKDMDGITTDKFERMYICWAALKKGFIEGCRPIIGVDGCHLKGPHGGQLLAAVAIDGNNQIYPVAYAMVEVEDEASWSWFLEHLKNDLEIPNEPTFTIISDKQKGLINAISNLLPVWNTDIVLGIYTAI; this is translated from the exons ATGGCGTGGATTTTGAGAGCACCAAATGGATTCAAACTGAAAT ATTCCAGTCCTGAGTATTTTACTATTAAGTTAAATCATGATGGAAATTTAGTTAAGGAAGATATGATGGAGTATTATGTAAGTGGTACTGTGAACTACTTTGACTTTTGTGATAACGATAGAATTTCTAGAACTGAGTTGCGAGCAATGTGTAAGGAAGTTGGTTACGTGGAAGAAGAGTCTTTGTCCTACAGGGTTTGTCATTTAGATGGGAAATGGGTTTTTAACATTATCAAAACAGATAGTGATGTTACAAGCATGGTTCAATCCCTTAATAATGACTTGTTGGAATTGTACTTAGTTAATAGTCATTTGGAGGGGTCCACTAGTGTTGAACACAATAAATATGTGGATGTGGAGGATGGCCTACTAGATATTGACATCACCAGTTGGGAATGGGATTGTGGCTCATTTTCTCAGGATAATTATACTTGTCTGGATTTGTCAACTCACATACCTTCCACTAGACAAAACCCACCACCCGCCAAAGAACCACCTCCCACCAATGAACCACAACCCACCTCTAGACAAAACCAACCAACCaccacaagaagaagaagaagaagacatctTGACCATGACTCTAATTCAAAatctgattttgattttgatgtctTTATAGACACTGATTATGAACTCAGTGAAGATGATGATGCCTTGTTTGATGCCAATGTGGATAAAGAAATAGAGTGGACTGGTGTGAGGCAGAAAAGGGTTGTTAAAAGTGATATCCTCCATGATTGTTTGTCTAAAACGGAGTCTGAGGAGAGGGATTCCTCAGATGGTTTCATGAGTTTTGACTCAGCTTCTTCTGATGAAGACGGGAAAAAAAAGGCAAAGTTTAGGAAATACAGGCCTGTATTGGGGAAGGTACAACCTATTATAgaggaaaaaatgatttttaagaaTAGGGCTCAATGTGTAGAAGCAATCAGGCAACATGCAATTGTCAATGGAAAAGAAATTACATTTGAAAAGAATGACACGGACAGAGTTAGAGCTCATTGTGCTACTAATTGCCCATGGAAGATACTAGCCTCAAGCATCACAACTGATAGGATAGCCCTTCAGGTTAAGACATATAACCCCAACCATGATTGTGGCTGGATGCGGACTAACAAGCTACTGAATTCAAGTTGGTTGGCAAACACTTATTTTAAGGAGTTCAAGATCAAGCCCTCATGGCCTCTCACTGAAATTGTGGAACAAGTAATGGGGGATTTTAATGTGAAAATATCATCAGGGATGGCATTCAATGCTAGGAGGAAGGCAACAAAGAAAATGGAGGGTTCTTATGTTGAGCAATATGGGAAGTTATGGGATTATTGTGGAGAGATGGTTAGAACAAATCCAGGGACCTCTGTATACCTGCATTTTAAGAAAGATATGGATGGAATAACCACTGATAAGTTTGAAAGGATGTACATTTGCTGGGCTGCATTAAAGAAGGGGTTCATTGAGGGTTGTAGGCCTATCATTGGAGTAGATGGTTGTCATTTGAAAGGCCCCCATGGTGGGCAATTGTTGGCAGCAGTTGCCATAGATGGGAATAACCAGATATATCCAGTGGCTTATGCAATGGTtgaggttgaagatgaggcaAGTTGGAGTTGGTTCTTGGAGCATTTGAAGAATGATCTTGAGATACCAAATGAACCAACATTCACAATCATTTCAGATAAACAAAAG GGGCTGATCAATGCAATCAGTAACTTGTTGCCTGTGTGGAACACAGACATAGTGTTAGGCATCTACACAGCAATATGA
- the LOC131329344 gene encoding uncharacterized protein LOC131329344 yields MGVDRESKQKVQGIVHDYYQKQAYTNTYKHVIYPMNEMDRWEKTDKPPIQPPHYTRKSGRPKKCRRREADEPPAQSEDGTKKMRRYLKKLSCRRCGEKGHNVRTCPSGKKGGATKEKQCEDGTKEKQCSQVITQPTFSQPSQPTPTITRGPKAPTKRGGFR; encoded by the exons ATGGGAGTTGACAG GGAATCAAAACAGAAAGTTCAAGGCATTGTGCATGACTACTACCAGAAGCAAGCATACACCAACACCTACAAGCATGTGATATACCCCATGAATGAAATGGATAGGTGGGAGAAGACAGATAAACCGCCAATTCAGCCACCACATTACACTAGAAAGTCTGGGAGACCCAAGAAATGCAGGAGGAGGGAAGCAGATGAGCCACCTGCTCAAAGTGAAGATGGAACCAAGAAAATGAGGAGGTATCTTAAGAAATTGAGTTGTAGAAGATGTGGGGAAAAAGGGCACAATGTGAGGACTTGCCCATCTGGTAAAAAGGGAGGTGCAACCAAAGAAAAGCAATGTGAAGATGGAACCAAAGAAAAGCAATGCAGTCAGGTAATCACACAACCAACATTCAGTCAGCCATCACAGCCCACACCCACAATCACAAGAGGTCCGAAGGCCCCAACTAAAAGGGGAGGTTTCCGTTAA